From the Quercus lobata isolate SW786 chromosome 6, ValleyOak3.0 Primary Assembly, whole genome shotgun sequence genome, one window contains:
- the LOC115950354 gene encoding uncharacterized protein LOC115950354, which produces MEAENSVLPSSSSPLSEHTIWKKIWKLEVPKKVCHFLWRAAKDSLPTKLNLRLRHIRLDDTCEGCNDQSKSLLHCLWLCDQARSVWMSDPGFLFLTQKKFRSFLEVLESLFSAGSNFRCAQFAMTAWCLWEHRNRLRVHQRTWQLHEIGVRALELVQEFWDVHCKEASSTVRPPLIRWTPPPAMCYKLNFDAALLDGFNQVGLGVVCRDSQGHVLTALSQKMGPVQSVEMAEALAARRAIVFARELSFFEVQIEGDCLRIIQALQAFDRCYTLYGHIIDETKRLGSLLRRCQFKHVKLDGNRLAHGLARRAALAADTDVWVEDLPSDLDVVFQSDVP; this is translated from the coding sequence ATGGAAGCTGAGAATTCTGTTCTGCCAAGTTCCTCTTCTCCTTTGTCTGAGCATACTATTTGGAAGAAGATTTGGAAACTTGAAGTTCCTAAGAAGGTCTGTCATTTCTTGTGGAGAGCAGCGAAAGATTCTCTTCCTACCAAGCTAAATTTGAGACTTCGGCATATTCGACTTGATGATACGTGTGAGGGATGCAATGACCAATCGAAATCTCTTTTGCATTGTTTATGGCTTTGTGATCAAGCTCGGTCTGTGTGGATGTCCGATCCTGGGTTTTTGTTTCTCACTCAGAAGAAGTTTCGGTCTTTTCTGGAGGTTTTGGAGTCTCTGTTTAGTGCTGGTTCGAATTTCAGGTGTGCTCAGTTTGCTATGACTGCTTGGTGTTTGTGGGAGCATCGGAATCGTTTAAGAGTTCATCAACGTACCTGGCAGCTTCACGAAATTGGCGTTAGAGCTTTGGAACTGGTTCAGGAGTTCTGGGACGTTCACTGTAAGGAGGCGTCGAGCACTGTCCGTCCACCTCTTATACGATGGACTCCTCCACCTGCTATGTGCTATAAACTAAATTTTGATGCAGCACTTTTGGATGGTTTCAACCAAGTTGGGTTAGGTGTGGTGTGTAGGGACTCTCAGGGTCATGTGCTCACTGCCTTGAGTCAGAAAATGGGGCCGGTCCAGTCTGTGGAGATGGCAGAGGCGTTGGCTGCAAGACGAGCAATTGTTTTTGCAAGGGAGCTGAGTTTTTTTGAAGTACAAATTGAGGGTGACTGTCTTCGTATTATTCAGGCTTTGCAAGCTTTCGATCGATGTTATACTCTCTATGGCCATATTATAGATGAGACAAAACGGTTGGGAAGTCTGTTGCGGCGATGTCAATTTAAGCATGTTAAACTGGATGGGAATAGGTTGGCTCATGGCCTTGCTAGACGAGCGGCTTTAGCTGCAGATACTGATGTTTGGGTAGAAGATTTACCTAGTGATTTGGATGTTGTATTCCAATCGGATGTACCTTGA